The following nucleotide sequence is from Trifolium pratense cultivar HEN17-A07 linkage group LG2, ARS_RC_1.1, whole genome shotgun sequence.
TAAGACTAATtcaacaaaaacattaaaagtTAGAGGCAACCCAAATGTTTTGAGTGCTAAATTCAGAGTTTTGGTTTATGAGTTTCCTCCAAactcaaccacaaaaactaATCCCTTCGAGTATCTTTGCTTCACTGACACTTCTTATGAAAGATGTGTCCGGTGTCCAACATCAACACGACACCAACACATGTAATTAATTACATTCAGttaattcattttttcaaattacttcCACTTTCGACGTGTCAATGTTAGTATCGTGTCAGGTGTCTATGTTTGTGTTGGTGCTTCATAGCTCCTAATCACAAAAGACTCAAACTACTTACCACTTTGAATCACACTAGTTTCGTGctataaatcaataatttttttatttctccaAGTACCCTCCACAACACTGAACTACAAAAACTAATCCATTCCTTTAAATATCCAAACCACAATTAACAACCACCTCTCCTAACCATGCATATAGAACTCTAGCTCCTCACCACTTAAATCTCAACAATATGATACTAAATTGATGATTCATTTTAACTCATACACCCTCAATGTAAAGACTTTTTGCAATATCATTTCATCATAACCATCATATCATTAAAAATACTCAGACTTTTATCATAACCACTTCTACACCACACAGATGATAGAAATACTCTAATTATGTCACAACCAtcacatcatcaatttaatacACCGCCAAGAAAAGGACGATGATCATTGGGACGGTGGTTGGTGAAATTCTATTTCAATTGATTATGTATCATTTTGAATGACATGAATGCATGATCAACAGAATATCTATACAATTTGCAAACATTACTCCAATTGAAAATATTGCAGTCATATCATAAGGTGACACAGTTCACATTTTAAACCCATGAAAAATGTACTGaaatttcttaatatataatagAATGATCACACTGTAACAACATATTCATAATATACATAATATGAGAAATAAAAAGGACATAATATCACATAATTTTTACAACACAAAAACACACTTAAATTTCATCTTTCACAATCAAACATCTGACCATGTAATGTCAAGGCCACCCCATTGACCCTCAGGCACACCTAAAGCTTTCCACACAGCCTTGGAAGCATCAACAATGTTGTTTGGACAAGGAGGTTGATAATCATGATCTTCATCACACCCCTTTGTCGAGTCACACTCATCAACAACCTTGGCCACCACACTTCTCCCATTCGCACTGATTTTAATGTTGTTAAGACACCTACTCTTGTGGTTGAACCATCCGGTGGAAAGTGCAACTACTGGAGTGTCGTCGGAATGATACTGATTATCACATTCTGAAGGGCCACCTCCATCTCCACCTTTCTCGAAACTATTAATTGTGAGATATGCTTTAGTGTTAGTAGACACTGATGGTGAACATTCATAAGTTGTGTATAACTTTCCTTGAACGCAACAATCAGAGTCATTTTCCTTATTGCATTGTCCCGGTGGAGCTTTCTTTCCCCTAATTCTACCATTTGGACGACACTTTTGAGCTTCGGAATACACAAAACTTGTTAAAACAAGagtaaacaataaaagaaaagaaacattgGGGCAAAAGCTCTTCATTTTGTCAATGCAAGTTATGTATGCAACCCTATGTTTCTCCTCTTAGTTCTTCTTCTTAGTGTTTGATGCTAAGATGGAGCTTTTAGTAGGGTATATATAGGATACATATTGTTTGCATTGGCTTTGAAACAATATGCAAGGGATGGGGGGAGGTTAGTTTTTGGGTCAAAGCAAGAGTTTAATCTTGCCGTGTTTAATACAATTCCCTGTGTTGTTTTTATCATAACTAATTTTGATCTCTGTGTTgtttttatcataattttttattgaaaccCACAACATGAAAGATAATAAAGTATTCAAGTTGTGGTTGTCATGTCATCATTGGAAAACAAAGTAATGTAAATTGTAAAATTATTCTTTGACAGTTTGAACTCAAAAATGTTACAATCCTAGATGGTGGTGGTACATCGTATTGTGATATTCTTaatttgacttatttgaatttatctatCTACCATCAATAAATTGTAAGATTTCTCAAATGCGCATGAAAAAACATTTGTTAGAAAAGTTCCCCTTAAATAAATCTTAGTTACCTCGAGAGATTATTATTTGTAAATTGTACACAGAAGATACCTTGATTTACCAAAAAAGAAGAATGAGAACAATTCTCTATTTACATCTGGTATTGGTTCAAATGCAAGGCTCTTTTTCGAGTGAAACTTCTCTCATCCCAAAAACACTTCAGATTATGCGTCtaaaaaaatcatgatttttTAACGTCTGAATGTTTTCGAGAATCATGTGTGGATTTTAAGAAATGTCAGGTGAGTAAAGTTTCTCTCTTTTTCCATAAAAACATTATCTTTTCCAAGCAATATTATGATAATTGATACATTACCAAATTCTCAAAATGACATGCTTTAATGCTTGGTATAATGAATCAAGAGAAGTACTAAAGCAAGGATTGCACTTGATTATTCTCATTTTCAGTTTTACATTGAACTAGTGTTACAGAAAATTTAGTATAGGGATTTCGGGGGTTGGATgagaaaaagggaaagaaaagaatatacaaGGCTTCCATCATTATTTCTCTATAAAAGTCCAACAACACAGCTTAAATGCAATCTGTTTTCCAATCCTCTTAAGTGATGACCCAATAACATACACCTGCCAATGCAAAGAACACATCAACATGATTAAACATAATTATGGACTTTACTTGCTATAAAAGAAAGCTTAGTTAACTAGTGAATCATCGATATCACAGATGAAATTATTATATACGACTCTTGCAATTTCAGGGACTAAGTTTGTGATTCATTCTtcaattgacttatttgagtttatctactggcGTATACATTTGTGAGACTGTTTCAGAGATCTTGTAGAAACAACTAAGACATGTGCATAAATTGTTTTCACcttatttctataagctctccatgaaagtttatgaaaatagtttatagcttatatcaaaataatttgactttattttatcatttgttatataaataagtaaacataagcacttataagAAAAGATAAACGTTTATGTTTAGCCAAATAGTTTGAATTAATTACTGCGGCAAGAATCATGCAGAACCAAGCAAAAATTCTTGTAAGGGTATGACAATGAGATTTACTGACCAGAAAAGCAACTTTGCTAGATAATCGCGAGAAGTGGCTACTGTATCACTAAACTCGTCATCACTGTCGGGGTGATAGTCTTCTACTGATTGTTCAATAAAGTTAGAGCTAGCATCATCCAGCAAGAATCTTCTCAAAATGTTTTGAACAAGTTGATGAATTATATCTTCCACTTCAACTGATGAAGGCCGAGACATTTCAGCCACCTGTCAAGACACGTTATGCGATTCACAAAGTTGAATTAGACTCCGCACCTAAACGAATAGAAATAAACTAACAGAAAAAGGGAAGTTTTTGCAGTCACTTTCAATTGCAAGTTGAAATCCAGTGTTGCCAATTgcgcataaaaaaaaaatagctgtTTGTTTAAATTATGCTATAGTGCTATAACGCTGATATAACTGCTATTTGACAGGActtttgtactaaatagtgtaTCGTGGAACAATagcgatttgttcaaattccactacgTCATAGGACTGCAACGCCGCTATTTGGCAACACTTAGTTGATATAAATTTAACAGAAGTTGAGCCATTACCACATTAGGATCGAAAGAGCGAAGATATTCCAGTAAGTTGTTCCGAATTCCCCTGTCGTGTTCTAATTGCATCATTTCCTGCTTCTGGGCATTCAGCTCCTGAAAGAAAATGATCATCGTCACATTATGTTTGACTCTTAGAGTTGGCTTTTAAATGGTCTAtgagtaataaaataatttcttttgatGAATACTATATTGGTGAAAATATAATTGATCTTTGAACTACATAACAATAGTGGTGCCTCCTTAACATTAAGGCATTTATAGAGCATGTTAATAGCGTGTCATTAATCATTTTAGATTCTAGAGGGAAGTGATGAAAAGAACTTATAACAATTTGGAGAAGCTTaagaaaataagttgaaaatagtttatggacACGGACCCtatttggataaataacttTTATCATATAGGTTCTTATGTATAAGATACtgctataacaaaagataaaataaagtcaatttGTTTTCGTATAAGatataaactgttttcatataagctataaattgttttcataaactattcTAGAAAGTTTATCAAAATAAGTTCAAAGCAACTTATAACACATCATAAATTGTTTCCAAAGTTATCGCAAACAGTCTAACAAGTGTTTGAGTTAGTATATAAGCCCAAATATACCAATCAAAAAGTTATTGTCACAAGCTATTCAAAAACTTGCGCAATTGTTTATGTCAAAAATTAAGTCTAACTTTCCGAATGCCTCTCCATAGTAGGGCTTTTATAGGTTTCTTTCACACATGGATAACTGCCTTGATTGTGATTCTAAAATCATTTTCACAATAATAACCTCCCAATTACTAATTATtctttttctcataatttttcctatttttctcaatttcaaaatgaaaaatcatGTCTCCCTTTCCAACGAACTCCTTCAACCAAaaccagtgttgtcaaatataGGTCACAGTGCAATGCGGTGACAAATTTTTTGACGACTGTCATGGCCAATTTGTGATGGACGGTGGCACTTTATGCCGGCTTAAAATGGAGGATTTTTTGTATCAAAAAAAGAAGGAGGATTTTTACTTTCTGTAATGGTCCGTCATTCACAATCAATAGCGCTGATCAAAACATAGATTATTCAAATTACTATCGGCGGCAATAACCATACAAAACCAAACATACTTAGCAAACACAGAAGAGAACATTTAACATTCTCAACTAACAATTCACCGATTAAGCTATGATTTTTGTTCCAAATTCCAATACACGgtcaaatttcaatttatttggCACACACATAAGAAGCAAACATTTCACAAGCAAAAGTGTGATTCACCCGATACACAAACTCAAAACTCAAGCAAGGCACCTCCTTGGAATAGTAAAAACATGCATATACTCAAAACTGCAACTAT
It contains:
- the LOC123906478 gene encoding uncharacterized protein LOC123906478 gives rise to the protein MKSFCPNVSFLLLFTLVLTSFVYSEAQKCRPNGRIRGKKAPPGQCNKENDSDCCVQGKLYTTYECSPSVSTNTKAYLTINSFEKGGDGGGPSECDNQYHSDDTPVVALSTGWFNHKSRCLNNIKISANGRSVVAKVVDECDSTKGCDEDHDYQPPCPNNIVDASKAVWKALGVPEGQWGGLDITWSDCRPNGRIRGKKAPPGQCNKENDSDCCVQGKLYTTYECSPSVSTNTKAYLTINSFEKGGDGGGPSECDNQYHSDDTPVVALSTGWFNHRSRCLNNIKISANGRSVVAKVVDECDSTKGCDEDHDYQPPCPNNIVDASKAVWKALGVPEGQWGGLDITWSDV